A window from Candidatus Nitrospira neomarina encodes these proteins:
- a CDS encoding TIGR03862 family flavoprotein: protein MKIAVIGGGPAGLMAAEAAISEGACVDLYDAMASVGRKFLLAGKGGLNLTHSEPLKRFLARYGSRQGQFQSLLAGFGPDALREWAHELGVETFIGTSGRVFPTDLKSAPLLRAWLRRLRQLGLAIHVRHRWSGWAETGSLRFATPQGDRYVSADAVVLALGGGSWSRFGSDGAWVPLLAGRGVPIEPLKPANCGFDVAWSPHLRGRYAGHPVKPVAVAGTTHEGVEFRQQGEFVLTETGLEGGVIYAISAWLRDEIVKTGTALLRLDLAPDRDVSRLISELSRPRGSRSMASHLQRRVGISGVKAGLLRECVAKQDFADPVLLGSAIKSLPVRLVAPRPLEEAISTAGGVAFEALDQRLMIRTVPGVFCAGEMLDWEAPTGGYLLTACFASGHAAGVGAARWLQKTRSTTLGTF from the coding sequence ATGAAAATTGCGGTGATTGGCGGGGGGCCGGCTGGTCTGATGGCTGCCGAGGCGGCGATTTCGGAGGGCGCATGCGTGGATCTGTATGACGCAATGGCGTCCGTCGGTCGAAAATTTCTGCTAGCGGGGAAGGGTGGGCTCAACCTGACGCATTCCGAACCATTAAAGAGATTTCTTGCACGATATGGCTCCCGGCAGGGACAGTTCCAATCGTTGCTCGCAGGATTTGGCCCTGATGCGTTACGCGAGTGGGCTCATGAACTGGGTGTTGAGACGTTTATCGGAACATCCGGACGGGTGTTTCCCACAGACCTCAAGTCGGCACCTCTTTTGCGCGCGTGGCTGCGCCGGTTGCGCCAGCTCGGTTTGGCGATTCATGTGCGGCATCGCTGGAGTGGCTGGGCCGAGACCGGATCCCTGCGGTTTGCCACGCCGCAAGGGGATCGTTACGTTTCTGCTGATGCAGTGGTGTTGGCATTAGGTGGTGGCAGTTGGTCCCGGTTCGGCTCCGATGGGGCGTGGGTGCCGTTGCTCGCCGGGCGGGGTGTTCCCATTGAACCACTAAAGCCTGCGAATTGTGGGTTTGATGTGGCTTGGAGTCCGCACCTCCGCGGACGCTATGCCGGCCATCCCGTGAAGCCGGTTGCCGTTGCGGGAACCACTCACGAGGGCGTTGAGTTCCGGCAACAGGGTGAATTCGTTCTGACGGAGACCGGCCTTGAAGGGGGAGTGATTTATGCGATTTCGGCATGGTTACGCGACGAGATCGTGAAAACAGGCACGGCCCTTCTTCGATTGGATCTGGCGCCCGATCGTGATGTGTCGCGGCTCATTTCAGAACTATCACGGCCGCGTGGTTCACGCTCGATGGCTAGCCACCTACAGCGCCGGGTTGGTATTTCAGGGGTAAAGGCCGGCCTTCTAAGGGAATGTGTGGCAAAGCAAGATTTTGCCGACCCCGTGCTGCTCGGGTCGGCCATCAAATCGCTGCCCGTGCGTCTTGTCGCGCCCCGTCCGTTAGAGGAAGCGATTAGTACGGCCGGCGGAGTGGCCTTCGAAGCCTTGGACCAGCGACTGATGATCCGTACCGTGCCCGGAGTCTTTTGTGCGGGAGAAATGCTGGATTGGGAAGCCCCAACCGGTGGCTATCTTCTAACTGCCTGTTTTGCCAGTGGCCATGCTGCGGGTGTTGGGGCTGCACGATGGCTCCAAAAGACGCGGAGCACCACTTTGGGAACGTTCTGA